Within Vicia villosa cultivar HV-30 ecotype Madison, WI linkage group LG1, Vvil1.0, whole genome shotgun sequence, the genomic segment GGGCATTAGATCTAATTCAAGGTGCTGGCTTTGATCAATTTAGTCACCTAAGAAGTTATGCAGAGGAGTTGTTGAAGTCTAATCCCAATAGCACTATTGTTATAAAGTGTGCAGATAACAATGGAAGTCCTGCAtttgaaagaatatatatatgtCTAAATGCATGTAAATCAGGAACTTATGTCTCCAACTATTACAGGTTTGCTGCAAATTGttaaaacattttaaattttgttaGTTGTTGTAAATTGTTAAACATCATCCTGGTTTGACACAGTTTGTGTTTTTTTCAGCAAGGTAACTTTTGAGAAGACATATGCTAATATTGTCTTTCCTACAAATGGGCCACAACTCTGGAATAGTGTTGACCATGTGGTCATTAGTCCTCCTGTCATGAGAAGAGCAATTGGACGGCCAAAAAAGATGAGAAACAAGGCAGCTGATGAGCCAAAGAATCCTCATGTGCTTTCAAGAAAATTTGCAACAGTGACTTGCAAGAAGTGTGGACAAACTGGACACAACAAGAGAACATGTAAGGGTAAGAGAGCGGCTGATAGGACAATACCAAAAGGAGGAAACAAGTCTAAGAAGGCAAAGACTACAACTTCAACAAAGAAGACAAAGACTACAAAGAAGGGCAAGGAAACCCAAGTTGAAATTGGACAGGGATCCCAAGCACCACCAGCTACCCAAGACTGATGAAATTAGGAATGattgcttttttttttggaattagaCATATTTATGGTCTAATATATTTTGGATGTAATGATATGAAATTATTAGGAATTGCTAAATGTTTTGGAACATGCAATGTCTCTGGTCTAACATATTTCTGGTTTAATTTCTTGTGTATGGTAATGTTATGAACAAGTATTATGTACTCAAGTTCTGCGGGTAGTGTTATGAACAAGAAGTATGTACTCAAGTTCTGTTGGTAATGTTATGTACTCCTGTTGTGTTACTGATTTATATTCAAGTTAATGTTATTGTCTTGTGAGCAAATGGAAAACAAGTTAAACAATGTGTGTTACTGGTTTATAAACAAGATACAACTTTATAACTCTTATTACAAGTTAATGTATTATAAGTCATGTATTATTTGATGAACAAATTAGAAACATGTCATTGGATAACAAAGTGAGCAAATGGAAAACAAGTTAAACAAGTTGTGTTCCTGGTTATAAACAAGATACAGGTTTATAAGTCTTATTACAAGTTAATGTATTATAAGTCATGTATTTAAATAGGAAAACAAATTGAGCAAATGGAAAACATCTTCATTTAAATAGTTACTGATAATGATCCTTACAACATGTGCAGCATTTGCACCACCATGAACATAAACCTTTACTAAACAACATGAACATAAACACACCTAGACAAGACTCAATCTAAACAAACACTGAATCTAAGGTAATTCCTCATTTCATTATAATTGCAGCCACTAGTGTCACAAACATAATTATGGTTATAGACCAATTAAACTTCAACTGTTTCTTCaacattttcatcttcatcctcatttcttcttcttttgcgatAGAATCTTTAGACCTCTGCTTCTCATCATTCAAATTCTTCAGTAACGAAGAGATCACTTCCTTTGACCTAGGGTTCATTTCCTCATCCAACCAGACAAAATTACTGCACTTTTTGAAACCTTGAATCTGCATCAATGGAGATGAAAGAAACTTTCAGAACATGAAATCAAGTGTCAGCATTATAAATTAATGAGGTCATACCTTGTACATCCCACATCCGTAGAAGCGACGCCCTGGGTTGGAATCAGTCCATGCCGTCATTAACGGAGCATCGAGGCCGCAATGGCATTCGTTCCTAAACGCACGGTTCCTGAAGCTACCATTAGAAACTGATTTCTGGGACATCTTGCAGAAGTAACAAGTTAGCGACGAAGATGCAATACTGAAGATGAAGGTCGCAGCAGCTACagttgttgaagatgaagatgcaaTTTTGAGAAATTTAGGAATTAGGGTTCTGAAAAATTGTGTTTATAAAGTGCAGAGATTTAATTgattttacaaaatgatttaattgttttgattatttaaaaatgaattagAAATAACATAATTTACAGAATCTGACGTGGAAGATAAAATACATTGCCATGTCATTAAATGAACAGCCATGTGGAGGGGGACTACAAAAATCCCAAGTTATGTAAAGTTCAGGGATTTGAAAGCTGGCTTTTAAAATGGGGGGGTTGAAACTTTAAGAAactcaaaatagggggaccaaaagtgcatttaagcctttttattttttaacataataatatttttaattattcttcaATACAATGCTATGCTACAATTTGTATATGTAATTATCAATTCAATACACCAAAATaaggaaaattcttaggtggacacatacctaagaaattattttacacacaaccaatcacataatttaattaattaaaaaaacaaatactgatttttctctctcattcataatctcaaccaccccatgaatccaattaaaaacaaaattaaaattaaaataaattaaaaaaagactctttcttattggttgtgcctaagaatATGGATTTAGGATCGTGTCCAGGTAAGAATTGCTCCCAAAATAAATCCTTCGCAACATTatattttctcaaaataaaaaataaaaaaaaatacattgcgAGGGATCGAAAAGTCCGGGACCGGATGGGTTCTCTTTCATGTTTATTAAGAAGTGTTGGGATATTATCAAGGTGGATTTTATTAATTGCTTCATGTGTTTCCATCGCGATGCTTTATTGTCAAAGGCTATTACatcctcttttttgactttggttCCTAAGTCTCCTAATCCGTTGGGATTGGATGATTTTAGACCAATTTGCTTGGTGGGTTGCATCTATAAAGCTATTTCTAAGCTATTGGCTTCTAGAATTAAAAGGGTGCTTCACTCGGTCATCTCCGATTGCCAAACCGCTTTCGTTCCGGGTAGACAATTATTGGATGGGGTGTTAGTAGCGAATGAGGTGGTGGATTTTGCGAAAAAAGAGGGGAATAGTTGTCTCCTTTTTAAGGTGGATTTCGAAAAAGCCTACGATAATGTTTCTTGGGACTTTCTTAGATTTATGATGAGAAAGATGGGCTTTGGAGGAAAGTGGTTGAGATGGATGGAGGCTTTGATTTTCTCTAGTAAAATGTCGGTTTTGGTTAACGGTAGCCCTACAAAGGAGTTTGTGGTGGAGAAAGGTTTAAGGCAAGGGGATCCcttatctccttttctttttgtcattGTGGCGGAGGCTTTAAGGGGGTTAGTGAGCAAAGCGGTAGAAAATGGGGATTATGTTGGTTTCTCGATAAAGAGAGAGTGTTGTGTAGACGTgcttcaattcgcggatgatactCTTTTGTTAGGAGAGGGAAGTTGGAGGCAAGTTTGGATCATCAAGGCTATTTTAAGAGCTTTCGAAATGGTGTCGGGTCTTGGGATAAACTATCACAAGAGCAAGATTATTGGTATTAATGTTAACGATAATTTTATGGATATAGCTTCTAACTTTTTATCTTGTAGGAGGGAGGAAAATCAATTCACCTTTCTTGGCATTCCTATTGGGATTAATCCCCTTTGTATGTCATCTTGGAGTAACGTCTTGAACAAAATTAAATCTCGCTTATTAAATTGGAAGGTGCGTTTTTTAAGTTTTGGTGGTAGATTGACTCTCCTTAAGTCCGTCCTTTGTAGCCTTTCTATTTTCATGCTCTCTTTTTATAAGGCCCCTTTGAAAGTTGTGAAGGAGATAACAAGTTtgcaaagtaattttctttggggtGGATCGCTAGAAAAAAGGAAAATTCATTGGATTAGTTGGAGGAATGTGTGTCTTCCTAAGGAGAAGGGTGGGCTCGGTTTGAAAAGGATTCGCGATTTTAATTTGGCTCTCCTTAACAAATGGAGGTGGAGGATTCTTGGAGGTTCGGAAGCACTTTGGTACAAAGTGTTGAAAGCAAGGTACGGTGATATTAATCTTCTTGTTATTTCTAACGGTGGGAATAAAAAAGGGAGTCTTAATTCTTGGTGGTGGAAAGATATTATGTCTTTGGAGaaaatttataagagagatgttttTGCTAATAATTGCTCTTTTAATATTGGTAACGGTTTTAGTGCCTCTTTTTGGCATTCTttttggatggagaagaattgtcTTAAGGATATATTCCCGGTTGTTTATAATCTCTCTAACCTTAAGTTTGTTGCGATAGCGGGGATGGGTGGATGGGTGAATGGTTTGTGGGAGTGGGGCGATTTTGGTGTTGCGGAGGGTAGTAGATCGGAGGCCGTTTCGGTGGCGGTTCAGCACCTAAGATCCCTCTTAGGTTCGGCCCGACCGGATTCGATGGGTAAAGATGTGGTGGGGTGGGAGGCGGATGCGGATAGGAACTTCTCCGTGAAAAGTTGTTACTCTCTTTTTAATGATTTCCATGTTCCTTTTGGTCCCGATTTGGAATTTTTCAATTCCTTTGGGAGTCTTTGGAAATTGGAGGTGCCTCAAAATATTAAAGTGTTCGGTTGGAGGTGCTTTCTCAATCGGTTGCCAACAAAGGATCTTCTTTTCCGTAGAGGTATTTCTTTTGACAACTCTCTTGCTTGTGTTTTTTGTGGGTCGGAGAGGGAAACTTTGAATCATCTTTTGCATGTTTGTGGGTTTCCCGATTTGATTTGGAAGGAGATCGCTACTTGGTTGGGGTGTGTTGATTTCTTTTTTGAGGGTAGTATTATGGGAAGCTTCATGAAGTGGTATGGTTTTTGCAAATCTAAGAAGGTGAAATCCGGTAAAGTAGGAACTATTTGGTTGGCTATTTGTTGGTCTATTTGGAAGATTAGAAATGAGATTATTTTCCGGAATGTTTCTTGGAGTGTTTCCGATACCGTTTGGAGAATTAAGACTCTCATTTGGAGATGGTCTTACATAGGAAAAATTACCCGCACCAATTATAACTTCTATGATTTTAGCAATGATCCTTTGCTTTTTCTTTCTTAGGTTGTATTTGGTGGTTAATTTTTCTTTCGGATGATTTTCTTCTCCGTTTTTTGTAATCGTTCGTAGaacttttggttctttaatatatctcttgattacaaaaaaaaaaaaaaaaaaaaaaaaaatataggttGTGTGACATAAGATAATTGCATATTCGCGTGGCCGTTGGAAAGTCCCAAAATCAGTTTATACAAAGACAAACAACACaactcatttttcttcaaaatgCGTTTTCCAATACTCGTACATCATCATGATCAACGAGACTTGACTTGGATGCTTCTTCTAGATACGGTCAAGCCTTTCtcactcttcttctttttccatttttgttcGCTGCATCACGTTTTTTTTCACTCCACTTGATTGATAATTTTGTAACCGCTATTCGCAGCACAATTCACAATGCTATTTCACGTTCTTCATGCTTTCGTTCTCTCAACCTAAATTCATATAAATTCGAACTAGGTTATGCTATTTGCTTACTCATTACTTTTCAAACTTGTTCGGTTCAATTATTCACTTGTTTGAGATGGAAATGTCTGGTTCAGTGGCTGCAGGTGGAGGTCAGGGAAGTCGTGGAGGAGTACCTGAACCCTTTTTGATTCCTCACTTGTTTATTTGGCCTTATGGAGGAACAGCTGTGTTTTTGTCTGGTTCTTTCACCGGGTAAAAACTTctattattttgttattatttttgtttattgcaTGCTTGAGTTAGCTTAATTATGTTATTTGTGTATGAAAGTTATGTAGCACTCACACCTCTGAAAAAGACATGTCTGTGTCGGTGGTGAACACTTGtaccgacacttgtgattatgtttaatttattcattttttaaaattattaccaGTATCGTTGTGTTAGTGTCAGGTCGTATTCGAGGTGTCTGTGCTTCATAGATCGGTAGTAGTATGAGTTATACGTTATGGTAGATGTGTGTTGCTGTCAGTTTGATTCTTTTTGGTggctttttttgttgttgtaattttTTTGTTGATTGCATGCTAGAATTAACTTAACTATGATATTTGTTATGCACAGCTGGTCGACGATTATACCTATGTCTCGGATCGAAGGACAGCCAAATGCATTTCAAGCTACTTGTAGCTTGCCACCGGGGTTTCATCAGGTAGTTTGGCTTCTATGAATCTGGAAAAACTGAGGAAAAAACtacttttgtttgaaatttttataTCTATGTGTTTTATACATTGGTCAGAATGCCCTCTTTCTCTTCTTGGAGATCAAAGAGGGGATGGGATCATTGAGTTTGTTTTTTCATATTGCTAAAGGAAAAGGAAAGAAAGGCTGAATGAAGTGTGTGCTTATAACCACTTACTTTAAACCATATTTGTGCCGATTAAAATTTTGATGCATTAGATTTAGAATAGTAGATTAGATTTCTTTTTATCTACATTTTTAATATATGAATCTAAAGACGGTGATGTTGCTCAAGATGGTGATGTTGCTCAAGATGCCACCTATGGAAAAGGGCATTTATAGTAGACTGTGTTCTTGTTATGTACTTTTGTTTGACCAACATTCATCAGGACAAAGGTTATCTTATATAACATATATGGTATGTATAGATCCAGTAACTATGTTTACAAGTTATTCATTACATACTACAGCGAAAACAGTCGTCATTAAATAGATAATTTATCGTAAATTTGTTATTCAGTTTATCAATGATGCATTTACATTGTGGCCTGTCACCGTGACTAATGGAttggtatttaaaataaaatccacCTGTTTGGTGCAATATCggatattttatgaaaaaactgAAATACTTAATATTGCATCTTCATGTTGTTGAGGGTAACATCATTACCAAATATGTACAGTACAAGTTTATTGTGGATGGCGTGTGGCGGCACGATGAGCAGAAGCAGTTTATAAATGCGAGCTTTGGAGTAGTTAATACTATTTTTGTTGAGCAACCATATATTTTACCTTCCATCAACAATGCTGGAACACCTAGTGGATCCCACATGGAGCTTGGCCATTTTGTGCCTGGGCACATGGTAAGTTTCTTCTTCCATCCCATTTTTTTCCCCCTTGCATTGTTGCATATATTGTGCTTGGATAGGATTCTTAACCATGTTATAGGTCAACAACTTcagttatgattattattatactCAAAATGGTGtgttattttcttcaaaactTCCATTAatgtttaaaaaactaaaaaatatctATATAAAGAGGGTGTTTCAGAATCTGAAAGAAAGGAAGAAACATACTGGCaacatattaaaattattaatcagTGAAAATTGTCACTAATTATTGTGGTGCGAATCCGTAAAAAAAGGTGTGATCCTTTTCTGTCTTTAAGTTAATATGAATGGACTACTACAAAACTATCATGCACATGACAGTAAATCCCAGTTTATTAAACTACCGAAGATATCATTTATCTTAGACTGAGAGTTATAAACCAGTTATTAAGAATAATGAGCACCTATTTACTCTAAGGTGATACATGTCGCTACTTTTAGGAATATAAAACCAATATTGTCCTTTACCTAGTTGATATTTGGCATGGTATCTATGCATCTCGTGACAATGTGATTAGGAGTTCAACCCATTACTTAGAATTTGGGTTTAGGCCTAACTCTACCCCGAAGATCCAGCTCAAAAGATGAGGGTAAAGGTGGCAGCCAGAGCCTATCCTAGATTTGTTGTCGGGCCACCCATGAAGTGGCTTCtaaggttgagttaggcccaagcATGGATTCTAAGACCATCTTTCAAAACAAAGAAGTTGAATTTGGGCACCCGGTAAAGCAAGCTTGTATTGTCACAATCACAACTCTTCAACTTCAAAGAAGTATTGAGTTGCGACATGTAGTCATAAAACCTATCACAAGCTTTCACCTAATAGCTTAAGCTTTTGGGAAGTTCATACTTCATACCGATAACTGTGTTCTTACCACAATGGCATAGCATGAGAAATCTACAAGAAACCAAATTGATTCTCATTGGATTATTGGGCTAACTCACAAGCTCTAATATGTGGACCTTCCCTTAAGGACTTCATCTCCTTTTCTTAGCGAGATAGCATTAATGTGGACCTTCCCTAGCATATTTTGTGGAACAATTTGTTTTGATTATCTTCACGGGTTTTGGTAGTTTGGCATTAAAGCAACAGGCATGTCTTAAAAAACTCTTCTCAGCCCTTATATCTAATATGGGATATAATTACTCTTCTAGCATCTCTTTGATATTAGGCCTATTGTTTACTTAAGGGACTCTTAATTAGACGCGTACAAAGAGAATGAAGAGCCGGATTCTGTTAATGATTATTTTTGTTTGACTATTAACTTTTTCTTCTCTTACaaaaattcttttatttaaagAAAATGATGCTAGAAATTTCAAATCTTAAAAATGTTtatatttgatttgaaaaaatatatcttCCTTTGTATTCTAATATCCTCTTAAATGGGTGTCAGATTTGATCCCATAATCTTTCTAGTATTAAaacttatactacataaaagaaaGTACCTTATCCTTGGAGTTTTTCCAGGAGGCTTTTCCCAGGACATCAGAGTCTGCCCTGCATCTCTCTCGCTACCATCTATCTAAATTCATGTCATCAAATACTGTGTTTGATTTGATTCCCATGTCCGGCAAGGTAATTTAATACCTTTCTCTCTTTTGTCTCTTCAATGTATCCATTCAGTAGGAAGTTATCTGCTCTTTAGTGAAGCTAATTGCTTCAGATAATTTCAGGTTATTGTGTTAGATATAGATTTATCAATTCAGCAAGCATTCCATGCTCTTTATGAACAGGTATGTTCACCTCTCCCTCACTGCACTATTTATACGATGTGTTATTCATTCTTCTCTTTATATCAGAAGACATATCCATGCACATGTAATGTATGTTAATCTGCATGGTTGACTTTTACCTTGTGTGTGTTTGTCCGTCCACACGCACACACATTATAAATTGTAACTTAATCTGCTTTCAGGAAGTATCTGTAGCTCCTGTGTGGGATTCTAGCAAGTGCAAGTTTGTTGGAGTGCTTAGTGCAATGGACATTATTCAAATACTGAAACAGGTTCGTGGAGATTTTTAGTAAActgaatgaaaaaaagaaaactgAACAGTTGGTAAATATGGTCGAAGAAGGAAGTTTTTTATTATATGGTAACTTAATTGAGGCCTAAATCCATGTGAAGTAGAAAGAAACTATAAGGCAGATGACAATATTGATTTATGCtgagtaattttttttatcatttattgcATACATTGATCGtgtaaatttgatttgaaattttttgtcatCGCCATTGAATCCTATTATCATCATTTTTGGCTAATTACCTATCATTTAATGGAGTAGGTTCAAGTAAGACTACTTAGGCTTGAATGAATTATATAGAGAAATTTATTTGGGAGGAGCGATCCTTGAAATATGCACCTTTTGGCTCCCCGTAATACTATTTTCTTCTTGAAAAATGATTTCTAGTTCTTCCATTTTAGATATTTTTGGCTGGGATCATGATCATGCATATTGTCATGATAGATCCATTGCTATCCTTCAATCTATTATTAGAATATTCACTGCTATAGTAAAAGATATGTCCGTAAGTAATTGTGATGATTTCTCATTCTTAGCTAGAAATAGGCTACTGATTAAATCCTTAGTAGATTTTTGATTACACAATTGATTGATTATGGTTAAGCTTTAAATAAGTCTGTACCACCCTTTGTTTGGTGTCCTCTCTctattctcttttttcttttcctcCGTGTCCTTATTCCCGTGACAATTTCCTCTTTTTGGCCTTCGTTCTAGCAGCTGTTTTATTTGGTGTTGCGTATGACCAAAAATTCCTAATTTATCGAACAAATGTCAAATCCTTCTCTTTTTATGCTATTTCACTCATGGCGCCTCTATTGATGGTGTTTCTTGTCCTTCACAATTGGCATGGCTTGTTTTGTCATTGGaacatttttccataaaaatctgCGCCCTATGCTAGATTTTTTCCTTTCTTTATCGATTTGTTATAATCAAAGAGTAATTAAGAGATTGACTGTGTTATTTCCAAGCTAATCTCTGTTAAAATGTCAATGATTGGTTGCCTACCTTTTAGAGAAACACGTAGTGCATGGTTTTTTAAATTCCGAGTCATCTAACATGCTTAATTTCAGCTGGAGAGTCATGGATCCACTTCCACTATGCCTGAAGAACAACCTAAGACACATACTATAGCAGCATGGAGAGAGAGGGAATTACACCAATGCGGAACTGGTAATAGCAGGAGAACATATCCTTGGAGGTTTGTTGATGTAAGTGCTCCTCAACAGTTATATGAGAAAAAAAATTGTGTATCAAAAAAATTTCCCAATTTCTAGTTATGCTTATCctttatgattttatagtatttcatTCTCTATTTATTTGTAATCTGCAGGCTGTGCCCGATGAGAGTCTAAAAGACATTGCTTTAAAATTTTTGCAAAACAAGGTGCCAGCAGTTCCTGTTATAGATTCTTCTTCCGAGGGTGGTTCAGTTCCTCAGCTGCTACACATAGCTTCTCTCACAGACATTCTAAAATGTAAGCTTCTAGATTTGTTGGCTATGTATAAATAACTTGGAACTGACCATGGACTTAATTTTCAGGTATATGCAGGCATATCAAGAactgttctggatttttgcccaTTCTTCAACTACCGGTTGGTTCAATACCCTTGGGCACGTGGGTTCCAAAAGTGGGGGAATCCGATAAGCAGCCACCTGCAATGCTAAAGCCAGCTGCTTCTGTTAGCGATGCTATATCTATATTGATTCAAGGTGACCATTTTTCTTATTCAAATTAGGGCCTAGTATATTTTCAGTTTAGACGTTAAATGGTACTCGAGTTTATTACTGTAGCGATATATCCATTTTAGAAGCAAAAGTTACATTGATTACTCTCTCTATCTTTTGTCATCTTACATATACTATCGTTTTGCAGGTGAAGTTAGCTCAATACCAATTGTGAATGTTGATAATTCATTACTTTATATATATTCAAAAAGGTAGAAACTTTTCTTTTCCTCCTTGTCCCAATGTTTGTGCTGAGAACATCTAGACATATCTAAAGCATATATGTTTATGTATTTCTATTTTCTCCAGTGATATTACTGCACTGGCTAAAAATGAAGTGTATGCTTGGATAAGTCTGGATAAATATTGTATCTATCAGGTAATTTCTCTCGTCCTATCGATAATTATGGAACTGCATCGGTAACTTGTCAAGTTGTCATGAAATATTTTTATAACGAGTAATGTTGGTTTAATTTTTCAGCAAATGTTTCGTGATCATCGATTGCCATGCGCAATGATTGACCAACAACTACTTCCAGTGTGTGTGAGGACCGATACACTGCACTCGGTGATGGAACGTTTGGCTAATTCAGATGTTGAAGAACTGGTGGTGGTGGAGGCTGGCAGCAGGCGTGTGGAAGGGGTCATTTCCATAGGCGACGTGTTCAGATTCTTGTTTGGTTATTAGTTGTGAAGGAAACTTCAGTGGCAGCTTTGGAAAACTATGAAAACTTGTTCTTTATGCATTTTGTTTCATTCATACTCTTTCTGGTTtcgtttatattttatttaattgtattATGTATTTGATATTGAAGATGTTCAGAATGCTCCAGCTATTTATCGAAACATTTTTGAAGTTAACAAGATTTTAATCCGATTTTGAATTGGAGAATGATATTTTAGTTTGATTTCGCGCTTTTGATAAAgaagaaagtttttttttttacccacctccctatgggggtcactccCTGCGAAAAACCCAATTTAcccctgtttcggaaatgaacttccgaagtaatttttttttaaaaattttctcagacttcggaagttcatctccgaaaacaccaaatggggggtgttttcggatatgaacttccgaaaacaccttttttcagattttgggggtttcggaaatgaacttccgaattatgcagaaactgtgtttttttttatgattttggaaacagcctcgtatttttaattaaagaaagacggcaaataaaataagcgatatataaacagaaaatactaatatactaatatgatcagaatagtgatatatacaaaccgatccgatccaaatccaaataataatagtgtacgaaagatacaatccgaaaacaaaaaaagtaaacccgaccactaccgggtatgcctaaccctctcacccttggccctcctctgccgcctatatgccgccgcacggcccgcatcagtgacgatcatctccatcacggcgactgcctctggaccgccctgatgaacgacacctcgatccaacgcgtcccgcccaagcatctctatccgctggcagatcggcaggagatcaatggcgtggtcatcctcggcctgctggttctccaggatctcctcgtgtgctggcctaggagcgtcgggagcgtcgggtgtcaacagaggatgtgacacccgatagaaccatgtgacgtacccctccacactgtgtcagtcct encodes:
- the LOC131653335 gene encoding uncharacterized protein LOC131653335 gives rise to the protein MSQKSVSNGSFRNRAFRNECHCGLDAPLMTAWTDSNPGRRFYGCGMYKIQGFKKCSNFVWLDEEMNPRSKEVISSLLKNLNDEKQRSKDSIAKEEEMRMKMKMLKKQLKFNWSITIIMFVTLVAAIIMK
- the LOC131616120 gene encoding sucrose nonfermenting 4-like protein isoform X2 codes for the protein MSRIEGQPNAFQATCSLPPGFHQYKFIVDGVWRHDEQKQFINASFGVVNTIFVEQPYILPSINNAGTPSGSHMELGHFVPGHMEAFPRTSESALHLSRYHLSKFMSSNTVFDLIPMSGKVIVLDIDLSIQQAFHALYEQEVSVAPVWDSSKCKFVGVLSAMDIIQILKQLESHGSTSTMPEEQPKTHTIAAWRERELHQCGTGNSRRTYPWRFVDAVPDESLKDIALKFLQNKVPAVPVIDSSSEGGSVPQLLHIASLTDILKCICRHIKNCSGFLPILQLPVGSIPLGTWVPKVGESDKQPPAMLKPAASVSDAISILIQGEVSSIPIVNVDNSLLYIYSKSDITALAKNEVYAWISLDKYCIYQQMFRDHRLPCAMIDQQLLPVCVRTDTLHSVMERLANSDVEELVVVEAGSRRVEGVISIGDVFRFLFGY
- the LOC131616120 gene encoding sucrose nonfermenting 4-like protein isoform X1, which translates into the protein MEMSGSVAAGGGQGSRGGVPEPFLIPHLFIWPYGGTAVFLSGSFTGWSTIIPMSRIEGQPNAFQATCSLPPGFHQYKFIVDGVWRHDEQKQFINASFGVVNTIFVEQPYILPSINNAGTPSGSHMELGHFVPGHMEAFPRTSESALHLSRYHLSKFMSSNTVFDLIPMSGKVIVLDIDLSIQQAFHALYEQEVSVAPVWDSSKCKFVGVLSAMDIIQILKQLESHGSTSTMPEEQPKTHTIAAWRERELHQCGTGNSRRTYPWRFVDAVPDESLKDIALKFLQNKVPAVPVIDSSSEGGSVPQLLHIASLTDILKCICRHIKNCSGFLPILQLPVGSIPLGTWVPKVGESDKQPPAMLKPAASVSDAISILIQGEVSSIPIVNVDNSLLYIYSKSDITALAKNEVYAWISLDKYCIYQQMFRDHRLPCAMIDQQLLPVCVRTDTLHSVMERLANSDVEELVVVEAGSRRVEGVISIGDVFRFLFGY